A single Cottoperca gobio chromosome 3, fCotGob3.1, whole genome shotgun sequence DNA region contains:
- the tssk6 gene encoding testis-specific serine/threonine-protein kinase 6: MSKRFLESCGYTVKSNLGEGMFGKVMNAYSTGLKRRVAIKVIDKKKVEATYLERFLSREMEIIRSLNHPNIVKTLDIVESHQSKVYVVMELCVKGDVLKHINVKGALPEHSGCRLFTQLCEAVQYLHNIDLAHRDLKCENLLLDKHCNLKVCDFGFSKRLTYTHGKVVLSETFCGTSSYAAPEILQSFPYNPKVSDVWSMGVVLYMMLYASMPYDATNIRRMVEIQILHIINFPNIPSVSWEAKDLIRSILHPVVEQRNTIQNMLQSPWMLLGGKTAMKPPTPKATSGQEGPPNKKDKEDGKLSKDNSEQGEEPSTSVQRH, encoded by the exons ATGAGTAAAAGGTTCTTGGAGAGCTGTGGCTATACAGTTAAGAGCAACCTGGGAGAGGGTATGTTTGGTAAAGTTATGAATGCATACTCAACTGGACTGAAGAGAAGGGTTGCCATAAAGGTAatagacaaaaaaaaggttgaagCTACTTACTTGGAAAGGTTTCTGTCTCGGGAAATGGAGATCATCAGGTCTTTGAACCATCCCAACATTGTCAAGACTCTTGACATCGTTGAATCACACCAAAGCAAg GTCTATGTGGTGATGGAGCTCTGTGTAAAAGGAGACGTCTTGAAGCATATCAATGTCAAGGGGGCCTTACCTGAACATTCAGGCTGCAGGCTTTTCACACAGCTGTGCGAGGCAGTCCAATATCTTCACAACATTGACTTGGCTCACAGAGACCTTAAATGTGAAAACCTGCTGCTGGACAAGCATTGCAACCTTAAAGTGTGTGACTTTGGGTTCAGCAAGAGGCTCACTTACACACACGGGAAGGTGGTACTGAGTGAAACCTTCTGTGGCACCTCGTCCTATGCAGCACCTGAGATTTTGCAATCTTTTCCATACAACCCCAAAGTGTCTGATGTGTGGAGTATGGGTGTCGTCCTGTATATGATGCTATATGCATCAATGCCCTATGATGCCACCAACATTAGAAGAATGGTAGAAATTCAAATTCTGCACATAATCAACTTCCCAAACATTCCATCTGTTTCGTGGGAGGCAAAGGACCTTATCCGAAGCATTCTGCACCCTGTTGTGGAGCAGCGAAATACAATCCAAAACATGTTACAGAGTCCCTGGATGTTGCTCGGAGGGAAGACAGCGATGAAGCCCCCCACACCAAAAGCTACCTCTGGGCAGGAAGGTCCTCCaaataaaaaggacaaagagGATGGGAAACTTTCAAAAGACAATTCAGAACAAGGGGAAGAACCATCAACTTCTGTCCAAAGACATTGA
- the hdgfl3 gene encoding hepatoma-derived growth factor-related protein 3 isoform X1 encodes MARPRPREYKAGDLVFAKMKGYPHWPARIDELPEGAVKPPANKNPIFFFGTHETAFLGPKDLLPYKEYKDKFAKSNKRKGFNEGLWEIENNPGVKFTGYQAIQQQSSSETEEGGNTADGSSEGEEGDSVVEEDDKEKLKGDKTGSKRKKTATSKKSPKLSRISSGEDDLEKDGKDEDQKGGLEGAEPNNEIIQNTTDSKKQLLIEEH; translated from the exons ATGGCTCGACCACGACCGCGGGAATACAAGGCAGGAGATTTGGTTTTCGCTAAAATGAAGGGATACCCGCACTGGCCGGCGAGG ATTGATGAGCTTCCAGAAGGAGCTGTCAAACCGCCCGCCAACAAGAACCCCATCTTCTTCTTTGGGACCCATGAAAC TGCATTCTTGGGCCCGAAGGATCTTCTGCCCTACAAGGAGTATAAAGACAAATTTGCCAAGTCTAACAAGAGGAAAGGCTTCAACGAGGGCCTGTGGGAGATCGAGAACAACCCCGGAGTCAAATTCACAGGCTATCAG GCCATCCAGCAGCAGAGTTCATCAGAAACAGAAGAGGGGGGAAACACTGCTGATGGCAGCAGTGAAGGCGAGGAGGGCGACTCTGTTGTGGAGGAAGATGACAAGGAAAAGCTGAAGGGAGACAAGACCGGATCCAAAAGGAAAAAGACAGCCACCTCCAAG AAATCCCCCAAGCTGTCGAGGATCTCATCTGGAGAGGATGACCTGGAGAAGGATGGGAAAGATGAAGACCAGAAGGGCGGCTTAGAGGGAGCAGAACCCAACAACGAAATCATCCAAAATACCACCGACAGTAAG AAGCAGCTGCTCATAGAAGAACATTAA
- the hdgfl3 gene encoding hepatoma-derived growth factor-related protein 3 isoform X2 codes for MARPRPREYKAGDLVFAKMKGYPHWPARIDELPEGAVKPPANKNPIFFFGTHETAFLGPKDLLPYKEYKDKFAKSNKRKGFNEGLWEIENNPGVKFTGYQAIQQQSSSETEEGGNTADGSSEGEEGDSVVEEDDKEKLKGDKTGSKRKKTATSKKSPKLSRISSGEDDLEKDGKDEDQKGGLEGAEPNNEIIQNTTDSKQLLIEEH; via the exons ATGGCTCGACCACGACCGCGGGAATACAAGGCAGGAGATTTGGTTTTCGCTAAAATGAAGGGATACCCGCACTGGCCGGCGAGG ATTGATGAGCTTCCAGAAGGAGCTGTCAAACCGCCCGCCAACAAGAACCCCATCTTCTTCTTTGGGACCCATGAAAC TGCATTCTTGGGCCCGAAGGATCTTCTGCCCTACAAGGAGTATAAAGACAAATTTGCCAAGTCTAACAAGAGGAAAGGCTTCAACGAGGGCCTGTGGGAGATCGAGAACAACCCCGGAGTCAAATTCACAGGCTATCAG GCCATCCAGCAGCAGAGTTCATCAGAAACAGAAGAGGGGGGAAACACTGCTGATGGCAGCAGTGAAGGCGAGGAGGGCGACTCTGTTGTGGAGGAAGATGACAAGGAAAAGCTGAAGGGAGACAAGACCGGATCCAAAAGGAAAAAGACAGCCACCTCCAAG AAATCCCCCAAGCTGTCGAGGATCTCATCTGGAGAGGATGACCTGGAGAAGGATGGGAAAGATGAAGACCAGAAGGGCGGCTTAGAGGGAGCAGAACCCAACAACGAAATCATCCAAAATACCACCGACAGTAAG CAGCTGCTCATAGAAGAACATTAA